A portion of the Solea senegalensis isolate Sse05_10M linkage group LG17, IFAPA_SoseM_1, whole genome shotgun sequence genome contains these proteins:
- the cipcb gene encoding CLOCK-interacting pacemaker isoform X2 has product MSTKRKAESRSRTANRPRIMKSGHSRADSERDSGFSDASSEYMSSMNTTDREDSLHPVGQHGSGPQPSQLAVVGGSYSSMSPMIIMNNVLLKQPQVVFVQPVVSRQASPAPKETTHRHSQLKKYRPVQKSYPKIAPHPGDWSSSRGTSSSSSSTSSSSSASKRGRSLTSKHREHSHRVKQSRTLGGTVSDSGLNITSPSAPSIMSPLLKSRHSSSMTETSSSSSPASERPSSALSQSEFNTSFSIKQTSDSKNETPSFSQKSNQEKISQGEIDHSDYGDDIRRKRFCNTYNILSNSGLLDITLRTKELLRQNRRTQNDLDQLKEHTDLFLQAIQSGDISICGKLQANLYKEVREKERNRAAQASLKED; this is encoded by the exons ATGAGCACCAAGAGGAAAGCAGAGAGTCGCTCCAGGACAGCAAACAGACCACGCATTATGAAGTCTGGACACTCTCGAGCCGATTCAGAGAGAGATTCTGGATTCTCAG ATGCAAGCTCAGAGTATATGAGTTCAATGAACACCACAGACAGGGAGGACTCACTCCACCCTGTTGGACAGCATGGCTCAGGGCCTCAGCCCTCTCAGCTGGCTGTGGTTGGAGGCTCCTACTCCAGCATGTCTCCCATGATCATTATGAACAATGTCCTCCTGAAGCAG cCCCAGGTAGTGTTCGTCCAACCTGTGGTCTCTCGTCAAGCTTCCCCCGCTCCCAAAGAGACGACCCACAGGCACAGTCAACTCAAGAAGTATCGTCCAGTCCAGAAATCCTACCCCAAGATTGCGCCACATCCTGGAGACTGGTCCTCTAGCAGAGGAacttcttcctcatcttcatccacctcttcctcttcttcagcgTCAAAGAGGGGTAGAAGTTTGACCTCTAAACACCGTGAACATAGTCACAGAGTGAAACAGTCAAGAACTCTGGGTGGTACTGTTAGTGACTCTGGCTTAAATATTACCAGTCCTAGTGCTCCCAGCATCATGTCTCCTCTACTCAAGAGTCGACACTCTTCCTCCATGACAGAAaccagtagcagcagtagtccTGCCAGTGAGAGGCCTTCATCAGCTCTCAGTCAGTCAGAGTTTAACACTTCCTTTTCTATCAAACAGACCTCTGATTCCAAAAATGAGACACcttctttttctcaaaaaagcAACCAGGAGAAAATTTCACAAGGAGAAATTGACCACAGTGACTATGGTGATGACATACGGAGGAAGCGTTTCTGCAACACCTACAACATCCTGAGCAACTCTGGCCTTCTGGACATCACGCTACGAACCAAGGAACTTCTCAGACAGAATCGACGCACCCAGAATGACCTAGACCAGCTGAAAGAACACACAGACCTTTTCCTTCAGGCTATTCAGAGTGGTGACATTAGTATCTGTGGTAAGCTgcaggcaaacctttacaaggaagtcagagagaaagagaggaacagAGCTGCTCAGGCCAGCTTAAAGGAAGATTAG
- the cipcb gene encoding CLOCK-interacting pacemaker isoform X1 has translation MSTKRKAESRSRTANRPRIMKSGHSRADSERDSGFSDASSEYMSSMNTTDREDSLHPVGQHGSGPQPSQLAVVGGSYSSMSPMIIMNNVLLKQQPQVVFVQPVVSRQASPAPKETTHRHSQLKKYRPVQKSYPKIAPHPGDWSSSRGTSSSSSSTSSSSSASKRGRSLTSKHREHSHRVKQSRTLGGTVSDSGLNITSPSAPSIMSPLLKSRHSSSMTETSSSSSPASERPSSALSQSEFNTSFSIKQTSDSKNETPSFSQKSNQEKISQGEIDHSDYGDDIRRKRFCNTYNILSNSGLLDITLRTKELLRQNRRTQNDLDQLKEHTDLFLQAIQSGDISICGKLQANLYKEVREKERNRAAQASLKED, from the exons ATGAGCACCAAGAGGAAAGCAGAGAGTCGCTCCAGGACAGCAAACAGACCACGCATTATGAAGTCTGGACACTCTCGAGCCGATTCAGAGAGAGATTCTGGATTCTCAG ATGCAAGCTCAGAGTATATGAGTTCAATGAACACCACAGACAGGGAGGACTCACTCCACCCTGTTGGACAGCATGGCTCAGGGCCTCAGCCCTCTCAGCTGGCTGTGGTTGGAGGCTCCTACTCCAGCATGTCTCCCATGATCATTATGAACAATGTCCTCCTGAAGCAG cagcCCCAGGTAGTGTTCGTCCAACCTGTGGTCTCTCGTCAAGCTTCCCCCGCTCCCAAAGAGACGACCCACAGGCACAGTCAACTCAAGAAGTATCGTCCAGTCCAGAAATCCTACCCCAAGATTGCGCCACATCCTGGAGACTGGTCCTCTAGCAGAGGAacttcttcctcatcttcatccacctcttcctcttcttcagcgTCAAAGAGGGGTAGAAGTTTGACCTCTAAACACCGTGAACATAGTCACAGAGTGAAACAGTCAAGAACTCTGGGTGGTACTGTTAGTGACTCTGGCTTAAATATTACCAGTCCTAGTGCTCCCAGCATCATGTCTCCTCTACTCAAGAGTCGACACTCTTCCTCCATGACAGAAaccagtagcagcagtagtccTGCCAGTGAGAGGCCTTCATCAGCTCTCAGTCAGTCAGAGTTTAACACTTCCTTTTCTATCAAACAGACCTCTGATTCCAAAAATGAGACACcttctttttctcaaaaaagcAACCAGGAGAAAATTTCACAAGGAGAAATTGACCACAGTGACTATGGTGATGACATACGGAGGAAGCGTTTCTGCAACACCTACAACATCCTGAGCAACTCTGGCCTTCTGGACATCACGCTACGAACCAAGGAACTTCTCAGACAGAATCGACGCACCCAGAATGACCTAGACCAGCTGAAAGAACACACAGACCTTTTCCTTCAGGCTATTCAGAGTGGTGACATTAGTATCTGTGGTAAGCTgcaggcaaacctttacaaggaagtcagagagaaagagaggaacagAGCTGCTCAGGCCAGCTTAAAGGAAGATTAG